The following nucleotide sequence is from Kineobactrum salinum.
TATAGAGGGCGAGCGCTACTGTGGCGTCGGCCGCAGCCCCGATATCATCGAGGCCTCACTGGCCGGCATTCTCGGTGCGATCAACAAGGCCGCGGAGCAAGACCAGCTCGCGGCCTAACTCCCTTAAATGAATGACACTTGTTTTAGCTCACGCTGGTGGCAGGTCGACATTCTGGGAGGGTGCTTTCGAGACCGTATGCGACATGGATGTCGCATCCGAGCCCCCATGGACGGGTTCACGGCGTGTCTCGAAAGCACCCTCCCAGAATGTCGACCGGGCTACGGAGCCCTAGTATGGGTGACGGCGGAAATACTCCTTCGCCGCCGCCTTCACCCGCGGCGCCAGGATAATCGTCGAAATCATGGTCGGGATAGCCATCAGGCCATAGGAGCCAGAGACCAGGTTGAACACAACCTCGATGCTCACGCTGGCACCAAACACCACCGCCAGCACAAAAAACCAGCGGTAGTGGCGTTGTAACTGCGCCCCGAACAGAAAGCCGAAGCATTTGGCGCCGTAGTACCACATCGTGAACATTGTCGTACTGGCCAGGATCAGGGTAATGAAGGTTAGCAGGCCCACGCCAACCATACCCATATCCTGACGAAAGGCATTGGCGGTCAGGGTGATGCCGGACAGGATGCCCGGCTCCTGCCAGGTGCCCGCCAACAGAATGACCAGCGCGGTACAGGTGCAGACGATCAGGGTATCCGCAACCGGCCCGATCATTGCCACCAGGCCCTCGCGGATTGGCTCGCTGGTGCGTGCGGCGCCGTGGGCCATCACCTCGGTGCCTACCCCCGCCTCATTGGAAAATACCCCGCGGCTGATGCCGATCAGGATGACGCCCAGCAATCCGCCGCCGACCGCCTGGGGGTTGAAGGCATTGCTGAAAATACTGCCCAGCAGCGCCGGCACTTCGGTGGCGTGCAAGGCCAGCAGGTAGAGGGTCATGCCGAGGTAGGTGACCACCATTACCGGCAGCAGCGCAACCGCGACTTTTGCTACCCGGGGCAGGCCGCCGAAGATAACAATGGCTACCAGTACTGCCATGCCGCAGCCGATAAGAAAACTGGTCAACAGAGGGTCACTGTCCGCGAACAGGCTTTCCCGCATCAGCGCGGTCAGCTGGTTGGCCTGGAATATGGGCAATGTTCCCACCAGCCCTGCCACTGAAAACATCACCGCCAGTGGGTAGAAGGAGCGGGGCAGGGCTTCCCGGATAATGTACATGGGTCCACCCTGCAGTTGCCCGGCGCTGTCTTTGCCCCGATACATGACGCCCAGGGTGCAGGTGAAAAACTTGGTCGCTATGCCGAAGATGGCCGAGATCCACATCCAGAAGACGGCCCCCGGGCCACCGGCGACAATCGCCAGCGCCACGCCGGAGATATTGCCCAGTCCCATGGTGCCGGACAGCGCAGCGGCAAGGGCCTGGGCATGGCTCAACTCGCCGGGCTCGTCCGGCGTATCATGACGGCCAAGCATGATGCCCAGGCCATGGCCGAAATGGCGGTAGGGGAGGAAGCGTGAGTAGAGCGCAAAAAACAGCCCCCCTCCCATCAGCAACAGCACCAGCGGGGTACCCCAGACTGCGTTTACGAACGTCTCGGTAAGCTGTTGCAGCTGCTCCATGATCCGGGGCCCCCAATGGATAAATCTGCGAGCATAGCACAGCGGAATGCTACAATTTTCCCATGAATGTCCGTCTTGTCGCCCTGCTGGCCGTCGCGTTGCCTTTTTTCGGCGTCCACCTGACCTGGCTGGTGGCGGCTTCGCAGGGGCTGGTGGAATGGTGCAACCCGTATATCGACAGTTGCACGTCGATCAGCGCCACCGGCCGCAAGCCGCCCGCCAGCTACCTGTTCCGCGCCACCATGCTGCCGGCGGCGGCGGTGCTGGCTGCCTACTGGTGGTGCAACTACGCCTGGTTGCACTCGCTGGCCGGAGCAGAGACTACCGTCAGCCGCCGTCCGCTGCGCTGGATGCTTGGACTGGGTCTGGCGGCCAGCATCGGCCTGATCCTGTATGTCACCGTATTGGGTGAGGCCGGCGACGTCTGGCGGGCCCAGCGACGGGCGGGCACGGTGCTGTTTTTTTCCTTCACGTTCATTGCCCAGTTGTTGCTGAGCGCCGAACTGCGGCGCCTGGCACCGCAGCTACCTGCCTGTCAGGCACTGGCGAGATCGATGTGGTATTTGTGTTGTATCCTGTTGGCATTGGGCATACTGACCGTGGTCCTGCAGGCCTGGTACCACGCATACTACGATAGTGTGGAGGATGCCTTCGAATGGATTCTGAGCCTGCTGTTGCAGGCCAACTTCCTGCTGGGCTATTTTTGCTGGCGCCGGACTGGCTGGCAGCTTCAGGTGGTTCATCGCGCTGTGGCTGCGCCGCGCACAGACACACGTACAGACAGGAATCAGACATGAGCACAGCAGAACCCGGGCTGGCAGACATCCAGGCCGCCCGCGAACGCATCGCCCCCCATGTGCATGTGACACCGATATGTCGCAGCGCCCTGCTGGATGCCCACTGCGGCGCGAGGGTGGCGTTCAAATGCGAAAACCTGCAGAAGGCGGGTGCTTTCAAGGCGCGCGGTGCCAACAATGCGGTTTTCAGTCTGGTGGAGGCCGATGCCCGCCGCGGAGTTGCCACGCACTCCTCGGGCAACCACGGCGCCGCCCTCGCCCAGGCTGCCCGCGGACGGGATATTGCTGCGCACATCGTGATGCCCGCCAGTGCGCCGGCGGTGAAGAAGCAGGCGGTGGCAGCCTACGGTGGCCATATCATCGAGTGCGCGCCCACCCTGGCGGCCAGGGAGGCTGCCCTGGCCCAGCTGGTGGCCGCGACGGGCGCTCACGTGGTGCACCCTTTTACTGACCCTCGAGTCATTGCGGGCCAGGGCACGGTGGCGCTGGAAATTCTGGAGCAGGTGCCCGACCTCGACGTGGTTGTGGTGCCGGTGGGCGGCGGCGGTCTGTTGGCGGGAGTGGCGATCGCGATCAAAAGCCTGCGGCCGAGCGTGGAGGTGGTGGCGGCGGAACCGGCCGGTGCCGACGACGCGTTCCGCTCCTTTGGACTGGGCGAGCTGCAACCCCAGAATGCGCCAGATACCATAGCCGACGGGCTGCTGGCCGGCCTGGGAGAGCTCAACTTTGCGCTGATCCAACGCCATGTGGACACCATTCTTACCGTCACGGATGACAATATCGTCGCCGCCATGCGGCTGCAGTGGAGCCGGCTGAAGACGGTGGTCGAGCCCTCGGGAGCTGTCAGTTTCGCCGCGCTGCTGGAACACCCCGAGCGCTTCCGCGGACGCAACGTGGTGGCTGTAATCAGCGGTGGCAATCTCGACCCCGACGGCCTGCCCTGGTGAGCGCCGCTTTTGCCACTGACGGGCTGGACTATCCGTGAGTGACCGGCCCTGGCTTCGTGTGCGGGTGCTGGCGGCCTGCCTGTTGCTGGTGTTGCTGGCCGGTTGCAGCAGCACCAAGTTTTTCTATAACCGGCTGGATTTCTTTCTGCCCTGGTATCTGGGTGACTATGTCGAGTTGGAGCGCGAACAGGAGGACTACCTCAAGCAAGAGTTGCTGCCGCCATTTCTGCACTGGCACCGCAGCGAGGAATTGCCGCGGTATGTGGCACTGCTGGATGAAGTTCTCGCCAGCCTGGACCGGGAAGTGACTACCGCGCAACTGGATGACTTCACCGGGAGCGCGGAGCAGGCACTGGACCGGCTGCAGACGCGTGCACTGGATTGGATGCTGGCGCTGGGCCGTACCCTGGACGAAGACCAGCTGGCGGGGTTTCACGAGGCACTGTTGGAACAGCAGGCGGAATTCGAAGAGGAATATCTGGAACGCAGTGACGAGGAGTTCCGGGACGACGCCTGTGAACGCGTCGAGGATCGTGCCCGCAAATATCTGGGGCGCCTGCAGCGGGAGCAAAAAGCGCAGTTGGCATCCGCCTGCGGCCAGTTGCGTCGCTCGGATCAGCTGTGGCTGGATGAGCGCGCCCAGTGGCTGCAGCGGTTGCGGGATTTGCTGCAGCGCGAATCCGGCTGGGAACAGGAGCTGCGGGAGGCCGTGGCGCAACGCGGCAATACCGTATCGGACAGTTACCGTGCGGTCTACGATTACAACTTCCGCACGCTGCAACGGGCGGTGGCAGAGCTGCTCAACAGTCGCACGCAGCGCCAGGACAGTCATTTGCGCCGCGAGCTGAACAAATTGCGGCGGGACCTGCGGCAGCTGTCCGAGGCCACCTGAGACCGCACCAAAGAGCAGCCGGCTGCGGTGAGTCCCCTCGCCTTCCCCGGGGTGGGGCACGGAAAATTTGGCGTCTTCACAGCGGCGGGGTCAGTGCCCCATACTGTTGGTCCGCAATCTCTCATTACAGGAGTCGCCAGCCGATGGCCAACTCATTGCAGGACCAATTGCTCAAGGCCGGGCTGGTCGATGCCAGCACCGTCAAGGGCGTCAACAAGGCGAAGAAGAAAAAGGCCAGGCAGCAGCGCGGCCAGGGCATAGAGGCAGTGGATGAGACCCGGGAAGCCGTGCTGCGGGCGCAGCGCGAGCAGGCCGAGCGCGATCGCCAGCTGAATGCCGAACGCAACCGGCAGGCGCAGGACCGGGCCATCGTCGCCCAGATCAGGCAGCTGATTACCAGTAGCCGGATACCCCGCGGCAACGGCCAGGTAGCCTACAACTTTAGCGATGGCAGCAAGATCAAGAAGATGTTCGTCACCGCAGCCATCCAGGACCAGCTTGCCAACGGCCGGCTGGCGATTGTGCGCCTGGATGACAGTTATGAACTGGTGCCGATGGTGGTTGCCGACAAGATCCGGCAGCGCGATGAAAGCTATGTGATCGTCAGCCAGCAGCCGCAGGCCAGCGTCGACCAAGCCGAGGACCCTTACGCCGACTACAAGATCCCCGACGACCTGATGTGGTAGTCAGGCATCGGCTTTGCTCCGTTCTCGCCTGTAGCTGGCGTGCAGCAATGCAATGCCGGCCAGCGCAAGCAGGGCGCACACCGTCAGCGCCAGCGGGAAGCCGACCACGTCTGCTGCCGCTCCCAGCAACAGTGCGCCCACCGCCGGCGTGCCCATCGCGACCACGGCCCACAGGCTCAGCACCCGGCCCCGGTATGCCTCTGGCACTGTCAATTGGGTTAGCGCCTGGCATCCTATGCCGTTCATGGTCGTCGCCATGCTCAGGTACAGCACCAGGGCGCCCAGGGTAGCGAGATTGTCCGCCCAGAAAACCGGCAGCAACACCAGCGCCATACTGGTCAGGCTCAGCATCACCAGCCGCAGCAGCCGCGACTCGCTGCCGCGGTAGCGGGCCAGAATCAGTCCCCCGAGTACAGAGCCCACCCCCGCCAGCGCGGTCAGGATTGCCAGCGTGCGGGCGTCGCCCGCCAGTATCTTGCCCGACAGCGCCGGCAGCAGTTCCA
It contains:
- a CDS encoding DUF2058 domain-containing protein produces the protein MANSLQDQLLKAGLVDASTVKGVNKAKKKKARQQRGQGIEAVDETREAVLRAQREQAERDRQLNAERNRQAQDRAIVAQIRQLITSSRIPRGNGQVAYNFSDGSKIKKMFVTAAIQDQLANGRLAIVRLDDSYELVPMVVADKIRQRDESYVIVSQQPQASVDQAEDPYADYKIPDDLMW
- a CDS encoding Frag1/DRAM/Sfk1 family protein translates to MNVRLVALLAVALPFFGVHLTWLVAASQGLVEWCNPYIDSCTSISATGRKPPASYLFRATMLPAAAVLAAYWWCNYAWLHSLAGAETTVSRRPLRWMLGLGLAASIGLILYVTVLGEAGDVWRAQRRAGTVLFFSFTFIAQLLLSAELRRLAPQLPACQALARSMWYLCCILLALGILTVVLQAWYHAYYDSVEDAFEWILSLLLQANFLLGYFCWRRTGWQLQVVHRAVAAPRTDTRTDRNQT
- a CDS encoding alanine/glycine:cation symporter family protein; translation: MEQLQQLTETFVNAVWGTPLVLLLMGGGLFFALYSRFLPYRHFGHGLGIMLGRHDTPDEPGELSHAQALAAALSGTMGLGNISGVALAIVAGGPGAVFWMWISAIFGIATKFFTCTLGVMYRGKDSAGQLQGGPMYIIREALPRSFYPLAVMFSVAGLVGTLPIFQANQLTALMRESLFADSDPLLTSFLIGCGMAVLVAIVIFGGLPRVAKVAVALLPVMVVTYLGMTLYLLALHATEVPALLGSIFSNAFNPQAVGGGLLGVILIGISRGVFSNEAGVGTEVMAHGAARTSEPIREGLVAMIGPVADTLIVCTCTALVILLAGTWQEPGILSGITLTANAFRQDMGMVGVGLLTFITLILASTTMFTMWYYGAKCFGFLFGAQLQRHYRWFFVLAVVFGASVSIEVVFNLVSGSYGLMAIPTMISTIILAPRVKAAAKEYFRRHPY
- a CDS encoding DUF6279 family lipoprotein; this translates as MSDRPWLRVRVLAACLLLVLLAGCSSTKFFYNRLDFFLPWYLGDYVELEREQEDYLKQELLPPFLHWHRSEELPRYVALLDEVLASLDREVTTAQLDDFTGSAEQALDRLQTRALDWMLALGRTLDEDQLAGFHEALLEQQAEFEEEYLERSDEEFRDDACERVEDRARKYLGRLQREQKAQLASACGQLRRSDQLWLDERAQWLQRLRDLLQRESGWEQELREAVAQRGNTVSDSYRAVYDYNFRTLQRAVAELLNSRTQRQDSHLRRELNKLRRDLRQLSEAT
- a CDS encoding pyridoxal-phosphate dependent enzyme, which codes for MSTAEPGLADIQAARERIAPHVHVTPICRSALLDAHCGARVAFKCENLQKAGAFKARGANNAVFSLVEADARRGVATHSSGNHGAALAQAARGRDIAAHIVMPASAPAVKKQAVAAYGGHIIECAPTLAAREAALAQLVAATGAHVVHPFTDPRVIAGQGTVALEILEQVPDLDVVVVPVGGGGLLAGVAIAIKSLRPSVEVVAAEPAGADDAFRSFGLGELQPQNAPDTIADGLLAGLGELNFALIQRHVDTILTVTDDNIVAAMRLQWSRLKTVVEPSGAVSFAALLEHPERFRGRNVVAVISGGNLDPDGLPW